A window of the Fusarium fujikuroi IMI 58289 draft genome, chromosome FFUJ_chr09 genome harbors these coding sequences:
- a CDS encoding related to pathway-specific regulatory protein nit-4, with translation MKTSQRRSQRASAACDFCRRRKLGCDNAKPKCENCQGRAIECTYSQRTAQARPSNARIQKLEEENARLRDQLCSRSPELSSVHSDTQQEGNHLDETPNPTESTITLNIINDQTYQAKGQAASPSYHLSIGQPEGAAFHGPSSGAIHIGTARDSSRITSSDEIAKNQLLAETTRQRQLEKVNLRAGKLDFGDISPKVGIDLLSKFWNRQHYIGSIVYRPAFMRDMACNGPYYSDLLLTAMLFAGSMHTVDAAALRNTGRLNSIGRPYRIKFEQALHACGSQVLFNSEITTIQALLVVSDALFSWCNERSLSWHYLGIAISMIIDLGLHIDGPARRSSKKLSAEDIEIEHRVFWATFISDKVQSIYQGRPTRLREHDNRVPIVFLDEYEELEDFHTRGFSAQPSQLDCPTYSVSTFGQLCGLSIIMDRILCALYAERSATKTADQIWQSAQSLHHDLKSWKDGLPECLRVDLNDPTSSNILPHNLSLLSLFNSLIILIYRPFLSEGHLTSASTTVAPEAFFNCVTAAIEIHQILQIFKQHFCLRTAPYFISYATYVSATIHVRMAAQKSPGSQAHACLRNCLEILSEQQTWCHAPKRTMKILLGIMNRLGVNVGEFVAIEPTSCQDGHLGQIDLSDLSEIGPDITYQEPDVSVTQQPTPDTAVNFSNLEVSDFDIDRIMQSFVFEAPLAQEDFVPMPQPGFNHYGTGDEALTSRDMMVFDDLFGFDSSTS, from the exons ATGAAAACATCTCAACGTAGATCCCAGCGCGCATCTGCCGCTTGCGACTTTTGCCGAAGGCGAAAG CTTGGTTGTGACAACGCGAAGCCAAAGTGCGAAAATTGCCAGGGTCGGGCCATTGAATGTACATATTCTCAGAGAACTGCTCAGGCTAG GCCGTCCAATGCGCGCATACAGAAACTAGAAGAGGAAAATGCTCGTTTACGCGATCAGTTGTGTTCAAGAAGTCCGGAGTTGAGCAGCGTGCATTCCGATACTCAGCAAGAAGGAAACCATCTGGATGAAACCCCGAATCCCACTGAATCTACAATTACGCTGAACATCATTAACGATCAGACTTATCAAGCAAAGGGGCAAGCTGCCTCTCCTTCTTACCACTTATCGATCGGGCAACCCGAGGGTGCCGCGTTTCATGGCCCTTCCAGCGGAGCTATACACATAGGGACTGCCAGAGACTCGTCTCGTATAACCAGCTCCGACGAGATTGCCAAGAACCAACTTTTGGCAGAGACAACTAGGCAAC GTCAACTTGAAAAGGTCAACCTCAGAGCAGGAAAACTGGACTTTGGTGACATCAGCCCCAAAGTCGGTATAGATCTTCTTTCCAAGTTCTGGAACCGCCAGCACTACATTGGCTCTATCGTGTATCGACCAGCCTTTATGCGCGACATGGCGTGCAACGGTCCTTACTACTCCGACCTCCTCCTCACAGCCATGCTCTTTGCTGGCTCTATGCATACAGTCGACGCAGCCGCTCTCCGAAACACCGGCAGGCTGAATTCCATCGGGCGTCCATATCGCATCAAGTTTGAACAAGCCTTGCATGCTTGTGGCTCTCAGGTGTTGTTCAACAGTGAAATAACCACCATCCAGGCGCTACTGGTCGTTTCTGATGCGCTATTCTCATGGTGTAACGAGAGGAGTCTCTCATGGCATTACTTAGGTATCGCGATTAGTATGATAATCGATCTGGGTTTGCACATCGATGGCCCAGCTCGGAGATCTTCAAAGAAGTTATCTGCTGAGGATATAGAGATCGAGCATCGCGTGTTCTGGGCGACATTCA TTTCGGACAAGGTGCAGTCTATCTACCAAGGCCGTCCAACTCGGTTACGCGAACATGACAACCGTGTACCGATCGTGTTTCTCGATGAATATGAAGAACTGGAGGATTTTCATACCCGAGGGTTTTCTGCTCAACCGTCTCAGTTGGATTGTCCGACGTATAGTGTCTCCACGTTTGGGCAACTTTGCGGACTCAGCATTATCATGGATCGTATTCTTTGCGCTCTTTATGCGGAGAGAAGCGCCACAAAGACTGCTGATCAAATATGGCAGTCTGCACAGTCGCTTCACCACGATCTGAAATCTTGGAAGGATGGATTGCCGGAGTGTCTGAGAGTTGATCTGAACGACCCTACTTCCTCCAACATCCTTCCCCACAATCTGTCACTGCT ATCATTGTTTAActccctcatcatcttgatctATCGTCCTTTTCTTTCAGAAGGCCACCTGACATCCGCCTCTACAACAGTCGCGCCtgaagccttcttcaactgtgTCACAGCTGCGATAGAGATCCACCAGATTCTTCAAATTTTCAAGCAGCACTTTTGTCTTCGTACAGCGCCTTACTTTATATCGTATGCCACGTACGTGAGTGCAACCATTCATGTGCGTATGGCGGCGCAGAAAAGTCCAGGATCACAAGCGCATGCGTGTCTCAGAAATTGCTTGGAGATTTTATCCGAACAGCAGACGTGGTGCCACGCCCCAAAGCGAACGATGAAGATTCTTCTTGGTATTATGAACCGCTTGGGAGTCAACGTCGGGGAGTTTGTGGCGATAGAACCGACAAGCTGTCAAGACGGTCACCTGGGACAGATTGATTTATCTGATCTATCTGAAATTGGTCCTGACATCACGTACCAAGAGCCCGACGTGTCAGTCACGCAGCAGCCAACGCCTGACACGGCAGTTAACTTCTCTAACCTGGAGGTTTCCGATTTTGACATTGATCGGATCATGCAAAGCTTTGTGTTCGAAGCCCCTCTGGCACAGGAGGACTTTGTACCGATGCCTCAGCCTGGCTTCAACCACTATGGCACTGGAGATGAGGCACTTACGAGTCGGGATATGATGGTGTTTGATGACTTGTTCGGGTTCGACTCTAGTACCTCTTAG